One window of Cygnus atratus isolate AKBS03 ecotype Queensland, Australia chromosome 29, CAtr_DNAZoo_HiC_assembly, whole genome shotgun sequence genomic DNA carries:
- the SENP1 gene encoding LOW QUALITY PROTEIN: sentrin-specific protease 1 (The sequence of the model RefSeq protein was modified relative to this genomic sequence to represent the inferred CDS: deleted 2 bases in 2 codons), which yields MWEGALGTRRRRSRSPGEARGRPRGRFRFRRRRDPMRMETGDAARPNHSSLFKAFPPQPRAGLRDALGQPDAKFLPNKIGGFACPAGNASCALNYRPEVPCPETYRTAGEPRGFGSSANGQWRGLVPALGSAPPKPRASRGSYLEARKIPSGTSNSFVGKSNHHCHASAFPIKPAQSPSWSGPCRRSLLSPKKTPRRFISTAEETVREEEREIYRQLLQMVTGKQFSTSKPSSLFPFHLSRCSNSSKTMVKETPSKNSKLFEAHSIAPASSTTSILGAPEQPSHKAPLYSPPSYSSSIFESPNSTAQQHQENVPASNTQSEGSDSVILLKVKDSRTPAPSPPFFQAELWIKELTSVYDSRARERWRQIEEQKALALQLQSQRLQEHSVQDLVDLNLRVPLEKEIPVTVVPEEKEDAKSADGEEEFPEITEEMEKEIKNVFRGGNQDEVLSEAFRLTITRKDIQTLNNLNWLNDEIINFYMNLLMERSKEKGLPTVHAFNTFFFTKLKTAGYQAVKRWTKKVDIFSVDLLLVPIHLGVHWCLAVVDFRKKTITYYDSMGGINSEACRILLQYLKQESLDKKRKEFDTNGWSLLSKKSQEIPQQMNGSDCGMFACKYADCITKDKPINFTQQHMPYFRKRMAWEILHRKLL from the exons ATGTGGGAGGGGGCCTTGGGGAC ccgccgccgccgcagccgcAGCCCGGGAGAGGCGCGCGGGCGCCCCCGGGGCCGCTTCCGCTTCCG ccgccgcCGGGACCCGATGAGGATGGAGACCGGGGACGCCGCGCGCCCGAACCACAGCTCGCTCTTCAAGGCcttccccccgcagccccgcgccggCCTGCGGGACGCGCTCGGCCAGCCCGACGCCAAG TTTTTACCCAACAAGATCGGCGGCTTCGCGTGCCCTGCTGGAAATGCCTCGTGCGCGCTCAATTACAGACCGG AAGTCCCGTGCCCTGAGACCTACCGGACAGCGGGAGAGCCTCGAGGCTTTGGGTCCAGCGCCAACGGGCAGTGGAGGGGCTTGGTGCCCGCCCTGGGCTCTGCACCGCCGAAGCCCCGGGCGAGCCGCGGCTCCTACCTCGAGGCTCGCAAGATCCCCAG CGGGACGTCCAACAGCTTTGTAGGAAAGTCGAACCACCACTGCCATGCGTCA GCCTTCCCCATCAAGCCCGCCCAGAGCCCTTCCTGGAGCGGCCCGTGCCGCCGCAGCCTGCTCAGCCCAAAGAAAACGCCGCGGCGGTTCATCAGCACGGCGGAAGAG ACTGTTCGGGAGGAAGAGCGAGAGATCTACAGGCAGTTGCTTCAGATGGTCACGGGAAAACAGTTCTCCACATCCAAGCCTTCGTCACTATTCCCCTTCCATCT GTCCAGGTGTTCAAATTCCAGTAAAACTATGGTGAAAGAAACTCCCAGCAAGAACTCAAAGCTGTTTGAAGCTCACAGCATCGCACCAGCCAGTTCCACAACCAGCATTCTTGGAGCACCGGAGCAGCCGTCACACAAAGCTCCGCTCTACTCCCCACCCAGCTATTCCTCCAGTATCTTTGAGTCCCCGAActccacagcccagcagcaccaagAAAATGTACCAGCATCTAACACT CAGTCTGAAG GGTCAGACTCTGTCATTTTGCTCAAGGTAAAGGATTCCAGAACCCCAGCTCCAAG CCCCCCGTTCttccaggcagagctgtggaTCAAAGAATT GACTAGCGTCTATGATTCACGAGCTCGGGAGAGGTGGCGGCAAATTGAAGAACAGAAAGCTCTGGCCCtacagctgcagagccag CGGCTGCAGGAACACTCGGTGCAGGATCTGGTGGATTTGAATCTTCGAGTACCCCTCGAGAAGGAAATCCCCGTCACTGTGGTcccagaagagaaagaggatgCTAAATCAGCTGATGGCGAAGAGGAATTCCCTGAAATCACCGAG gaaatggaaaaggaaatcaagaaCGTGTTCCGAGGTGGGAACCAGGACGAGGTCCTCAGCGAAGCTTTTCGGTTAACAATCACTCGGAAAGACATTCAGACCCTCAATAATCTGAACTGGCTCAACGACGAG ataaTTAATTTCTACATGAATTTGCTGATGGAGCGGAGCAAAGAAAAGGGCTTGCCGACAGTTCACGCGTTCAATACTTTCTTCTTtaccaaattaaaaacagcagggTACCAAGCCGTGAAAAGGTGGACTAAGAAAGTAGATATCTTCTCCGTGGATCTCCTCCTGGTGCCTATTCATCTGGGAGTGCACTGGTGCCTCGCA GTTGtagacttcaggaaaaaaaccaTCACCTACTATGACTCCATGGGCGGAATAAACAGCGAAGCCTGCAGGATACTGTT GCAATACTTAAAACAGGAAAGTCTtgacaagaaaaggaaagaattcgACACTAATGGCTGGTCGTTGCTGAGCAAGAAGAGTCAG GAGATCCCACAGCAGATGAACGGCAGCGACTGCGGGATGTTTGCCTGCAAATACGCCGACTGCATTACCAAAGACAAACCCATCAACTTCACGCAG CAACACATGCCCTACTTCCGAAAGCGAATGGCCTGGGAGATCCTGCACCGCAAGCTGCTATGA
- the TARBP2 gene encoding RISC-loading complex subunit TARBP2, whose amino-acid sequence MLASSPGKTPISLLQEYGTRIGRTPGYDLLKAEGQAHQPNFTFRVTVGDVSCTGQGPSKKAAKHKAAEVALKLLKGGDMLEPGAPEEPSSPFPPEPPVEPGPAAAPPAPAVPPPPSPRGTPLEAKAPVPPPQSECNPVGALQELVVQKGWRLPEYTVTQESGPAHRKEFTMTCRVERFVEIGSGTSKKLAKRNAAAKMLVRIHNVPMEPREGSEAEVEEDQFCMAGPRLEGLRGRAPGCTWDSLRNSAGEKILQLRSHPLAPVGAGACALLQELSEEQSFAISYLDIDALSLSGLHQCLVELSTQPATVCHGAAPSRDGARSQAARNALQYLRIMAGGK is encoded by the exons ATGCTGGCCTCCAGCCCCGGGAAGACGCCCATCAGCCTGCTGCAGGAGTATGGCACGCGCATAGGGCGCACCCCGGGCTACGACCTGCTGAAGGCCGAGGGCCAGGCCCACCAGCCCAACTTCACCTTCCGCGTCACCGTCGGCGACGTCAGCTGCACCG gacagGGGCCCAGCAAGAAGGCGGCGAAGCACAAAGCGGCCGAGGTGGCCCTGAAGCTGCTCAAGGGGGGGGACATGCTGGAGCCCGGCGCCCCCGAGGAGCCCAG CTCTCCTttccccccagagccccccgtGGAGCCCGGCCCTgcggccgcccccccggcccccgccgtgcccccccccccttcgcCCAG GGGCACCCCCCTGGAGGCGAAGGCGCCCGTGCCCCCCCCGCAGTCGGAGTGTAACCCCGTGGGGGCTCTGCAG gagctgGTGGTGCAGAAGGGCTGGCGCCTGCCCGAGTACACGGTGACGCAGGAGTCGGGGCCGGCGCACCGCAAGGAGTTCACCATGACCTGCCGCGTCGAGCGCTTCGTGGAGATCG gcagcggCACCTCCAAGAAGCTGGCGAAGCGCAACGCGGCCGCCAAGATGCTGGTGCGGATCCACAACGTCCCCATGGAGCCGCGGGAGGGCAGCGAGGCCGAGGTGGAGGAGGATCAGTTCTGCATG GCGGGCCCCCggctggaggggctgcggggccgcgcGCCCGGCTGCACCTGGGACTCGCTGCGCAACTCGGCGGGCGAGAAGATCCTGCAGCTGCGGAGCCACCCGCTGGCACCCGTGGGCGCGGGCGCCTGCGCCCTCCTCCAGGAGCTCTCCGAGGAGCAGAGCTTCGCCATCAGCTACCTCGACATCG ATGCGTTGAGCCTCAGCGGGCTGCACCAGTGCCTGGTGGAGCTGTCGACGCAGCCGGCCACCGTGTGCCACGGCGCCGCCCCCTCCCGCGACGGCGCCCGCTCGCAGGCCGCCCGCAACGCCCTGCAGTACCTCCGCATCATGGCGGGGGGCAagtga